The following DNA comes from Anastrepha obliqua isolate idAnaObli1 chromosome 1, idAnaObli1_1.0, whole genome shotgun sequence.
TTCACGCAGTATTTCATATACACCTTTTGACCGCAAAACTTCGCGAAAACGCTTTGTTGCGCACAGCTGCAACAGTGATTCCAAAAGCATTTTACGCAAATCTGGATCTTCCTCACGTGTTTTTGTTTCAGGCAGGTACTGCATAAGTGAAcaacaaagtaaatatttagttttaagaTAGTTGCATATGCACCTAAACAGTTATTGAAAAagctattgagtccaaacagatagccCTATGTGCattattgacatatcaggagcttttgataacacctcctatgaggcaatctataatgccctatatctaaaggaggtacctgaacccaacactagatggataatattcatgctgaaatctaggacgatcagcaccgaactaggaggaacaatcaaatctattaaagccacaagaggttgccctcaaggtggcgtactttctcctcttttgtggactctagtcatagatgaacttctccacaaactgaataacctagaatttcacactcagggttacgctgatgacctagtagtgtatgtattaggctggcatgaggaaaccatttcggatcgcatgcagcaagcccttacaataacaaacaaatggtgcacgaaAAAATGGCTCTCcattaacccatccaaaacaacacttgtaccgtttactagaagaaggaacataaatctcaaatgttctacccttaatggaacaacacttcaactctcgacagaagcgaactatcttggcgtcagtcttgacaaaacgcttacttggaattcccatattgagagagttacttcaaaagcctcaagggcattctttgcctgtacaaggctttttggtaagacatggggactaaaccctagaatgaccttctggacattcaccacagttgtgaaacccatagtcacttatgcatccttagcatggtggtccaaggtcaagcaaagaaaggcagcaaacgaattaagcaaactgcatcgcctgatttgtgttggtattacaggggctatgaaaacatgccCCACgaatgcattgggtgtgctcctgaacataccaccgcttccaattctaattgaaagggaagctcgctcgagtgccttaagattaaaaggtatatctgaacttaaagtggggatatgaaaggacatttaaagatcttggaagacttcctacatagtcccattcttcatagggatgatatactatcacccaaaccaatactcttcaggaacttccaagttataattaatgaacgaacagactggagaactaactctatcactttcaaacctggctcccagctatggtttactgatgggtccgaattggaaaatggtagaacaggggcaggaatcaatgggcccaaattcaaaaaatcgattccgatgggaccctacccaacaatattccaggcagaaatacatgccattgaaatatgtgtgagagaatgccttagcaggaaaatgagaggtactcacatctacatactttcagatagccaagcggctctaaaagcccttctatcaacaactatcacctctaaattggtaaaggattgcctaaaccttctcaacacgttagggaacctcaacatagtaactctatgctggattccgggacacgaaggacatgagggaaatgaaatggctgatgaccttgcaaaacaaggagcaaatatgcaacttactggtcctgcgCCTTTCTatggactcacaaaaggccacattaatgaattccttaagaaatgggaagaaagaaagcttgccgcacactggctaaactgtgccggtcagcgtcaagccaaactattcctaagtcccaacaaaggaatatctgacaaacttctctcactaaacagagtagatctgcgtcttttaacaggatatcttacaggacactgcagcctgaggtatcatctaaataatattggtctatctgagaccgcttttttctgtctgtctgtcgcttttgcgaaatggacatagaaagctcagactTCAGaaagagacttcatcaccttggtggtatcgtagtatctccatgcaatctttggaacaacaaacccaaaattgtgctaaaatttttaaaaagcctaaaactctagtgttacaaaataggcctttcacaatagatcaactctgctcgcagtgcgtaatggccttctaataataataataataataatacatatgcACCTACGTGCCACTTAACTTACTTGTAGTTCGATTGGCAGTTTTTCATTCTCTTCATCTGTGAACTCTTCAGGGCCACAAAGTGGATAGAGTATCGCATGTAGTATATCGTCCTTTTCGTTTAAAATAATGCTGTGATACATAGGAtcgaagcaaatatttttcaaaatacctATAGTGCCACCGCGACGCACGATTGAGTCTTCATATGAAGCAAATGGTAAAATTTTCTCGAGAAAATCATATTTGGCGTTGCAAGCTAGTTCGCGACCTCTGCCACTTTGCGTCAAATTACAAAAGATTGGTGCTACAGCAAATAATAtttgaagtaatatagaaaCTACGTTTGTAAATGTTAACAATATTTACCCAAATAATGCAGCTTCGCTTTCTCCTTGTTGTAATCTAACTTTGTGAAAGCCTTTAGTAAGTTTGGCAATGTTTTGTTATTCAGCTCCAATTCAATGATGATGTCTTCAACTAACTTTTCACTACGTGTTAAGTTGCTTAACACCATAGACCAGGGGTCGGCTAACTTGGATTTTTCCTCTGTTATTTGCTTAATAGCCTCGGAAACCAAAGGAAACGCCTAAGATCATAGtataatttaaatgaataaaaggaATTTAgacaaaaagcaaagaaatttatGCTTACCGGAGTTAGCGACTTTGCAGTTTCGAATACCTTTACAGCACCCACCTCTTCTGCAGACAGATTGATAAGACTCAATACGGCATCCTTAGCTACAGTGTGGTTGTCATCGTGTGTGAGGTTGAATAACGCAATTAAAACATCATCCAGAGTTAGTATGGCTTTCTTGCCATCTTCTGAACCCGTTAAagctaaatgtttataaaaattcgattcataaataattacattgAAGGAACATTCCATGGAGAAAATTACATAGCACATGTGTTAACGCTACCGCCTTCAAGTCCAGGCGTTGTGTTGGGTGCATAAATGTTACCAATTCCTTGAGTGTGGCAGTGTATGCTTCCGCACCAGATTCAGTAGCTGACATTGtcgttttttgctttatttcatacaaaatttacaaaatatagagGAGCAACGTGCACGCTAGAATTTACAGACGAACATAAACAATTGCAGTGTTGCTGATGTCAATAGAATTTGCCTTTCGTGGGACAAAgcaaacacttttttaatttttttttttacttaatataaaatatatttttataatttttagccaAACTCAATACTCAATATCTctctttatttttagtttttacctatgaaaaatattcttatttaaGTGTACATCTCCAATATTAAGATATATTTAGCACAGTGGCCGCTTACGAAAGAACAGCAACATTGTTGAGTGAAAGCAAACAGCTGTTCATTATCAACAACTGTACGAAGTGCTGAATACTCGCTGAATACATGCACAGGGTTGTATTACGAAATGTGAAGTCAACGTTATGcttccaaatatttaaattattgttaGCGTTGAAGTTTTTAgatattcaaaagaaatatttgaaaacaatatatagcgtttttcaataggtgcgcttcaatttttttccgatagggagggcgaacgacgcaatattttttatttttcgcttgtcatttgtaaacttcttagtatacatttcatcatggaacgctacacagtTGAGccacgattgcaaatcgtgcaaattttttatgaaaataaacgttctgttgctgctactttaagagcattacggccattttacggtccatttaacaagccatcccgttcgacaatcgaccgtctagtgaaaaaatttgtatctacgttttcgctacataatgttccggtgccagtgagagcaagaagtgcacgaagtgttgaaaatattgctgccgccAAGGCTTCTGTTCAAGAAGACGCAAATGTGTCGCTcacacgacgttctcaacaattggccctttctgtgtcgtcattgtggtgaattttgcgaaaagatcTTGGCCTAAATCCGTACAAGATCAAGCTgacacaagaactgaagccgtttgaccatttgaagcgacgtCGATTCAAAATTGGGCTGAAGATCAACCCGAAAATGAtccaaattttttccaaacaacatcttcagtgatgaagctcacttttggctcaatggctttgtcaacaagcaaaatatgcgttattgggcagaaagcaatccacacgtgattcatgaggcaccgttgcatcccgaaaaaatcactgtttggtgcggtttacatgccggcggcgtaattggcccatattttttcgttgacgggaacgatcgccacgttactgtgaatggaaatagataccgcgacatgataaacgattatttttggccgcaattgaatggtatggacttagacgacatgtggtttcaacacgctacaattgatttgttgaagagtaagttcgatgagcgcattatttccagaaatggaccggtcgaatggccgccgcgctcgtgtgatttgacgcctctagactattttctttggggttatgtgaagtcattggtctacagtaacaagccggcgacgatttgtgagctcagagccaatattgaacgcgaaattgctggaatttcggccgatttatgcaaaagagtggtcgaaaattgggtgcaacgattggacttcgtaaaacgtgcacgcggtggtcatgcaaaagaaatcgagtttcatacttaaatgtatatgttcaaactcgataataaaaaaaaaaattagttaaaaaagtcaaaccgtttgtgttttattcaaaaaaaaaaagttgaagcgctattactgaaaaaccctatacatttATCTCATTACATTATTTTGTCGCTGTGATGACTACTTTAGACCAGTTTAGTAATTGGTCGCTCTACTactattttgaacacaggtgtacataAATACACCAGACGAAAATTAGTAGCTTACTTGAATAGACTTGGCTTAATCGGCTCTTAAAAGTGGATTATAAGCAATTCAAATAATTACCACAGATACTATTCCACGTCTAGCAGACCTTTTCAAAAGCTTGGCAGCACTAaggaattttttctattttcaagtATTATTTAGAGTTAAAAATGAAAGTTCTTACATTATAAAATTGGCAGTAAACTTTCAGTACGTACTGCTTGTTCGTTGGAAGAAAGTCACAACCCAAAAGAGTTTAAATTCGATTAACATGACTGTAAAAGTTTtccctttatttatatatatatatatatatatacatatatgtatatatgtatatatataattggcgcgtacaccctttttgggtgtttggccgagctccttctcctatttgtggtgtgcgtcttgatgttgttccataaatggagggacctacagtttcaagccgactccgaacggcagatattttgtatgtggagcttattcatggcagaaatacactcggaggtttgccattgcctgacgaggggcgaccgctattagaaaaatgtgtttcttaatttttggtgtttcaccgagattcgaaccaacgttctctctctgaattcctaatggtagtcacgcaccaacccatttggccacggcggccgccaatcaTTTAATTACAAGACTAAAAACCAAAAAGTGCAATCCAtataagttaaaaaagaaatatatgtatgtatgcaattgttattacatacatatcgcGCTTTTAATAATATAGAGAAGTAACTCAAGACAGATACAGAAAAGCGGTCACTGCCCTATATGCACGGAAAATGTCTATAGGTAAAAAATTGCGGTTGTTAGGTCTATCTTTTTCTACAGCGTCACTGTTTGGTGGTCAAAGTTAGAAAATATGATATCCTGAGCAAAATGGAAAGTATATAAAAAGCACCAGTTCTGCTTATCGCAGGAGCGCTGTCTTCTACCCGCTCCAAGACCCGTGATACTCTATTAGACCTTCTCCCCAAAGACGTCTATGGCAAATTACAGGCTAATTGCCACGCAATCGTACTGAATGTATGCCTACGCGGGAAAGATTTCAGATTTTGACACTTGAAAATTGTCGTAACTTTTTCTGCAACACATATAGGACTAGATTACACTGATCCACAATTTggtttcgaaaataattttcggCACGAGTGCCAGAGAGATGGGTTAACATTAAAAACCTTGATCCAGGATATATTTGTTGACAACTCAAGACTAAATTATAGCGTTAAGAGGGGCTAATACTACCAGAATACgccagcgtctttcaagcagagttAGTAGCAATAAAAGAGGCTGTGTTGTAGGACAGAGACTCGTCTGTTATAGCATAAGCTATCATTATCTACTGTATCAATCAAGTGCCCATTAAAACTCTACAATGCCAAAatacttcatccaaagaagaaatTGAACGTGAATCTATTCTGAATGCACTGGCTAAGCAGTGCACTACGAACGTTGTCTGGAGCCATGGACGTAAAGATTTTCCTGGAAATTGCATTGACGAGGTGGATTGGAGGAAACTGCTCTTAAGTCAGTCAAATCTCCTTTTATCCTCAAACAAATTCTGAATCAGCTTGGTCTACATCGCGCAGGCCCACAGCAGATGAATCACGTAGCCCACTTAAAAGGTAACTAGACAGGTTTGATCTAGAAATGATGAACCGGTCTTCCATTAGAACGGTGGAATCAGCGGGCACTACCTAATGCGAACACAATCAAAACGTATGCGGTTTCCTTGAAATTACTTCTGTAGCAGCTACAGGAACGAGAAGCAAGTGGAGATCGATGAACATTTCTTACCAGAATGCAACGTCGATGTCTAAACTCTTAACTTTTAAACTCTAAGATCTAAATTTTTGTATGTCTGGCAGACTTAAAGTCCATAGCCATCTAcaatattttatcattttatagAGAGACGAATGATGATGAATAAAGTGATCGAATTCAGTATTGCACTAGCATCAACTtgaaataaatccatttttcacTAACATACCAATATATCATCTTGATCAGAAAATTCCTGGAACAACCCCTAGGTTACGCTCTAAGTCGactagaaaataaacaaataatttttatttttattttttaatgataagatttcattcattattcataggaaaaaattaaatgtactatctggagcatagggcgtcatCTACTCCTCTTCGCCAACAAACACGGTTATGTGTTTGCGATCTCAATTCGTTTCATGTTAGGCTGAGAGTTTTCATTTCGGCATCTGTAGAATTCGTACGTGGTTCACCAATTCCTCGATCGGTTTGTTGAAAAGGATGCTGGCGCAGGGCCTGTTTAGTAAAGTTGTCATCGCTCTTTCTCAGCGTGTGGCCATTTTCTTTGTCATATTTCGGTTGCTACATTCACAAATCGGCTACATTCACCAGAGAGCGTAAATTCATGAATTCTCTGCACTCACAACCACAAGGTGGacggaaaaattataatactcgtatacataatTAATTCtgtgttattttaaaaaatacttcatCGGCAGGGAGTGCTGAAGAAACTCGCGTCTTTCGTATCAATGACCCTGGCAAGAACAACATCTAAGGTGGTGAAGGAAAAACTTCAGACTAATTTGACGTTGTCACAGGTGTAACTGGTACACTTTCTACCGTCATATTTaacttagttttaaattttgtaatcagcgatatcgaccattttcatgaAAACCATCCAGATCTGCGGCTCTGCTGACGACCTTGCTTCTTGTTGCGAGAAACCAACACGCATTTGCTTACTATACGCTGGAGCTTTAGTTATCAGCAAAGCTATTCGGCCTTGAAGTTACTGACTGTAAGACAAATAACTTCGTTAGGTCTTTAAGCGCCACACGCTAAGGCAACCTGGAGGTCGGCccatat
Coding sequences within:
- the LOC129247812 gene encoding protein HGH1 homolog, which produces MSATESGAEAYTATLKELVTFMHPTQRLDLKAVALTHVLSLTGSEDGKKAILTLDDVLIALFNLTHDDNHTVAKDAVLSLINLSAEEVGAVKVFETAKSLTPAFPLVSEAIKQITEEKSKLADPWSMVLSNLTRSEKLVEDIIIELELNNKTLPNLLKAFTKLDYNKEKAKLHYLAPIFCNLTQSGRGRELACNAKYDFLEKILPFASYEDSIVRRGGTIGILKNICFDPMYHSIILNEKDDILHAILYPLCGPEEFTDEENEKLPIELQYLPETKTREEDPDLRKMLLESLLQLCATKRFREVLRSKGVYEILREYHKWEAKFGKDKECLLACENVVDILIKKEEEIGLDNYKEVEVPEDVADKFIKEDSEYLQNVL